The Rhododendron vialii isolate Sample 1 chromosome 1a, ASM3025357v1 region CCCGAGCACTTGTGTAGGCGAAAAATCTAGTTTGACTTGTGCTAGAAATTGTCGTATGGTTATCTTGTGCTTCATGAGTATATTGTGACTTGTGAGACTGGTGTGGAGAAATTCAAGACTGATCTCACCATCAGTACACCTTCGGGCTGATTCATTTTAACATTCATGTGCTGATCTTAACAGGATTGGTGAAGATACTCAAAAAGTACGACAAAAGAACCGGCGCCCTCCTCCGCTCGCCTTTCATTCAAAATGTCCTCCAACAGCCCTTTTTCACCACCGATCTGCTTTACAAACTCGTGAAAGAGTGCGAGACACTCCTCGACCGCCTCTTCCCCATAAACGAAACCCCAACTTCAACCGGCACAGCAACCATTCACGGGGATGAAACATCAACTTCCGGCGCTGCCAAGAACGACGGCTCTATCCTTGGTGGAGGTCCAAAGGGACTGGCAGAGATAGAGTACATGGAGAGCTTGTATATGAAGAGCACCATCACGGcgttgaagggtttgaaagagaTTCGGGGCAAAAGTTCGACGGTGAGCGTGTTTTCATTGCCGCCGCTGCAGATTAGCGGGTTGGAGGATTCGTGGAATAAGATTCCTGTTCTTGAACAAGCAGCCAAATAACAGTCAGATTTTGTGGAGGGAAATTAGAAATTAAATACATAGATTATGTATGTATCTTTGATATATTTCTGTTGCTGTTTTTTGTTATTTCGACTCGTGCCTTTATCGAGCATGTATAATGCATAATATTTCGTCCAAATAACAATAATTATAAAAGCATAAATTCGATGTGATCTTGAATCTCTTACTCAAAACTGTTgatgtttttagttttttcagGGCCGATTCGGTTCGGGGCATGCATTTATAGCACCGATCCCAATCGGTTTTATAAAGGGACTGGTAACGGTTAGGATGCATTTATAGCACCGATCCCAATCGGTTTTATAAAGGGACTGGTAACGGTTAGGGATGGGGTCGGTCTGGTCGGGAATTTTCAAGGATATCGGGTTGGCTGAAATGGCCCTATCGGGCCAAATAAAAAACTCCCTATTACTTTGTTGGGCCAAGTTTATTGGGCGTAATTTCAACTCCAAAGGTATATGATTACGCGCAGAAAACAGACATACATTTTTATTGGGCCTAGTTGGGCCAAATTCATGGGTTTTCTTTATTCATCATGAGTAAAAATGTACAAAGTCTCCCGGCTCAGTTCGGTCTACCCTTTCGATTCGGTTTggtccctttttgttttttgggttgggttgggttgggtttcgGTTAAAAAGTCAAGCGACTGAGACCGAATCGAAAAATTCCATTTTTAATGTTCCAAAACTGACCGAAAACTGAAAAAttccggttagtttttttggcTGGGTCGGGTTTGTCGGTTATATTTTCACCTCGAACTGAGGTGGTAGTTCAAGTGGTTAGAGCAGTCCTCTCCCTCCGGGACCAGACGCTTAGAAGGGGGATCCCAATTTAACTTGCACTTCGGCGGAATCTGGTGATAGACATGACTTGGTGTCTGATAATGCATCAATATTTTATCTCCAGCAAAGTCAGTTATGGATTAAGTTTGAACATTCGGAGTCGGGTGAGTCCCTAATTGATCGGGGTCGATACGTTGATTCAATTTAGCCTACTCTAAACAAAGGGTTCAACCTCGTTTAAATCTTTATATTCGTTTTAGAACTCGTCGAAAAcattttctaaataaaaaaaataaggggcTAATTGtcactagggctgcaaacgagccgagttttgccttgctcgagctcggcttgccTTAGTTTTcctcagctcgagctcggctcgagctcgaatcgAGCTGAAATATGTGAGctcgaactcggctcgaatatatattcaaaagctcgagctcggctcggctcgaatggCTCGTTCGGTACATGTATGGGTAttggtatatgtatgtgtgtatatatatatatatatatatgtatatgtaagcttgagctcggctcgaatggttcgtttggtatatgtatgtactgtatattgcagctcgcgagctcgacGAGCCGAGCATCaagtggctcgagctcggctcgttcatGAAACGAGCTGAAAATGTTCGCTCGAACTCGTTCATTTGCTTGATGAACCGAGCTCGAACGAGCCGTTAGCGAGCCGAGTcacgagccgctcgcgagcagcttggttcgtttgcagccctaattgtCACAACCACTCTATCACTAACATCTCTCGCAACTTTTATCCAatcttttatcttttattttttattttttaaattcccaAAAGTCATGGTACCAAGAATTCCAGCCCAGCATTTACGGTACACAAGTCACTCAACCCAAGACCAAATTGGACGGCCTCGTACCTAGACCACCAATGACAGTGCCGTGCCGTGACGAAATGTTCTTACTTTTCCTCCCCCCGGAAGAAACCACGAGCTAGAACAACCTCCTCTGTGTGGGGTttaaatacactttttgataataCTCCATTCGTTTCAGTTCTATTGTTCattattccctttttttttataatgtttattgtctatatctttcaatgtgaatttcgaaaaatatataatatgaatcttatttgatagattttaatatAAAGTCATCgaaatcatgaaaaacattatcgatttaaagatataggcaatagacacaaaagagacaaaatgaataatggacaataaaaatgggacggaaggagCAACAAGTTAGTTTGTGGAGGGACCCACATAATTTCCACCAATCACATGGAGGGTAATGTTCGCCCTTTTTAaatgagggtgaacaaaattattctcgAGTTAGAGAATACTAATTAAAAGTTGAGGCGGTCTGTTTGAACAGATCAACTCACCTCCATACCCTTATCGAACCCCTCCAAACTCCATTTTTTCGAGCCCCATTATTTGCCCACAACAATGATCTGCGCGAACAATTCATCCCATACTTCTATTTGGCTACAACATATGTTAGGCTTGATCGGTCATTGATTAGTAGAGTTGTAAAtaagccgagccgagttttgttGAGTTCGAGTTCAGCatatttagtaaacaagccaaaaACTCAAGCTCGCTCAAGCCTTAACGAGTCAAGCCCTTAACGAGTcaagtttagtcatttactaaacgagtctctttaatcAAGCTGAGCCTCTTATAACGAGTCGAGCTTTTTTCGAACTAGCTGAACTCGCAAGCTGCTTGGTTTGCTTACATTAATAAGTACATAAACAAGTTGTATAAAACAGTCAATTCGTGTTTAAAATCATGTGAACTATCTAGTTTATACAAACTGTCATATATAATTGTTTTATGACCAAGCTATTTTATTTACATGCGTTATTTTCATCGAGAAGTACGGGATCAACGATTTAGATCACCGCTGTAGACCAATTTTagagcaaaaaagaaaggagtttGGAGGGGTTTGGTGGATAAGAGTGTAGAGGTGAGCTAAACCCATGTTTGAAGGTTTTACAATAAAGGGGGGTTAAGTGAGAAACGCTAATAGATGAGGGGCATCTATCTAATTTACTCTAAAAGAAACGAATAAAGAAAGTTATCCATCCATTGAAGAAAGGAGTTCATcgaattttgttatattttgaaCTTCCAAAAGTTATGGTACCAAGAGTGCCACCCCAGCCTTCACACTGCACAAGTCACTCAAACCAGAAAAATTACTTAATGTCCTCGGATACCGTCAAGTGGTGTTCTAGGTCTCTCTTCAACACTCAAATCAGAAAAATTACTCAATGTCATTGGGGCACCGACAAGTGGTGTTCCAGGCCTCTCTTCAACACTCATACTCGAAAAATTACTCAATGTCCAAGGGCACCGCCAAGTGGTGTTCCAGGCCTCTCCTCAACCAAACATTTATTTGAGATTTGAGATTAAGTGTAATGTtatctaaaaaaaaacagaagaaagatTAAGTGTAATGGCCATACAACAATATGCTTGAGAAGAGCCTTGGTGCACTGTCACGTTGTGCCCCaagggcactgaataatctctcctcAAACCAAGACCAAATCCAAGCGGTGCCATAGTATTGACCACCAAAAACGGTGCCGTGACGAAAAAACGTTCTTGCttttgccccaaaaaaaaaaaaaaaaaattacacatccATTTAAAGCTTCAAAGGAGTTTGTATTTACGATTTTGGGACCCCATGTATCTGTCAAGTGACATTTTTGCCAAATTTGCCTACACCACGGTAGCCCCATTCATCGTCATCAATAAATCTCAATGATTAATTATATCTACTTACTTCAAGTAAATTATACTAGTTGACATTACAAACATTATCCTAAATAATAGATTACATAAATATTGGATTGAGGCACGGATATCTTGCCTTTTTAAAAGATATTCAAGCCCTCTATAGTTAATAAAAGCTTGACCAACCACTGATACAGTAGAACTCCTCATATGGCCTATCTCCTTTGTAACACCCAAGGTGTTTAATTACGCTAATCATATTTTATTAAAGATAAGTTAATCTTAGGTGTTAAGTTATGTCGTACTAAGAGCTTACGTGTCCTCTATGTGCTATGTGATACACAAATAATGTTCGCATTATGTCATGTATATTATTTATGAGTTATGTGCATTTATGTGACTAGAAATTTCATGTGAGAAATAATTGTAATTACACAAAGTTATATAATGTGACACATGGAGTATTGTACACCACACCTCATAGGATTATTTTACCCTAAAAGTGAGATAAAAAAATCAGCCCCTTTTCTCTTCCCATATACGGCatatctctttttctctttctctctctctctctctttcaagaACTCTAGAAACCTCCATGTCATACACTTCTAGGGCTTCAATCTAAGGAGAAATCAAGTACCAAGAGCAAGAGCAAGATTAAGTCTTAAATTCATCTCTTAGCCAAGTATTGGAATCTCTCAAGCCATGATATAAACCTAGAATTTGTTGAGTTTTCATGTATTGACTTAATTCTTTATgaatgtgcatatatatatatatatatatatatatatgtaaaattgTGTATACATCTTTGAGATCAAGGTATTTTGCTTCAATCATGATAGAACAATGGTTGCTGGatgtattttttaagttttagttGGTAAAGAAGAGAAATAAACCCTAGTTTTGAAGAAAGAGGGTTTGTGAAAAATCTGTCAGAAATTTACTGGGTTTTGTACCCTAAGCCACGAATTTTTAGACATAGTAAATCAtcctcaaaaattatgaaatttttatgGGATGTCCCTCAATGAGTCTACAATGTCGTGTAAAAATTTGGGATTAATATTCCTTAAAACGGAGTCTAAAAAAATCTCGCACTAGACTGCACTCTGTTTTACTGCTACTGCTGAACCTCTGTTTTGGCCTTCGGTTTTTGATGAGTTTGACCTAGTTTTCCATCACGTtattttctataatttttatGTGAGGTACCCATATGTGTGTAGTATATTGTGTCCATAAATTAGAGTAAAACTCAAAGAGAATAATTTTAATCAATTCGTTTACTAAGCTGCGTTCTGTTTCGAACAGTGCTGAATTCTGCAGTCTTAGTCTTTGTTCTTTTAATTCAAGGGCATAGTTCTTGATCTTGTTAATTCTTGACTAATTTTGATAGCATATGCACATAAGTGATCTTTATGTGGTAAAAGTATTAGGACCTAGTTCTGTATGGTTTATTCTCAAGAATTCTTTAAGTGAAAGTACATTGAGTTGTAATTTTAGGTATCATGTATATGCATTTTTGTTTTCAGAAATTCTTTGTGTAAATAATATATGTGCATATACAATACTTAGGATTTGGTGATCAAGCGAAGGATACAAGTGATACAAGGTGATGTTTAGTTGAAGTGCAAAAGAAGGTGAGTAACCTCATACTTTGAAATGGGAAATTTTGTGAACTTCTTTTTCTAtgaagtgtggtttggttttccTATGCCATGAAGTAATATGTCTACGTGATTTGAGTGTTATGTTATAATGTGGAATGGTTCTCAATGTGCTTTTTAAGATGTTACAAGTCTTAGTCTATGAAGTGTGTACGCCATGCCCTTGCGTTATACCGTATGTGCCCGCTAGTGGGTTCCATAATAGCTAGCATTATGTGCCTCCCTGGAGGGTTCTATAATATCCAGGTATGTGCCTTCCTGGAGGATTCCATAATATCCAGGTATGTGCCCTTGCCGATGGGTACCAATAATCGGTCAGGATCTTGATATGTGTCaagtatgtatgtgtgtgaTAAGCTTGGCGGTATTGGCTATGTAAATGTGTTCGAGTACTTTATGctttcatgtaaaatatctttcatattttttttaaatgtttgtAACTAGTGTGCTATATATGTGTTGaatattcaaaatccaaattagAGTATGAGCTTTACTTACTGAGTTTTCAGCTGACGGTTTAATTACCAATTTCAGGTGATGAAGTACGATAGCTTATAAGTGCAATGTTTTGTGCAAGTTTGGGCTTCATGGAATCGTTTTGCATATAGAAAGGAAGTAGAAAGAAGACTTGAATTTTTGGGCATGTTTTGTACTTGTTTCCTTACGATCAAGGAtgtatataatttttgcaaAGTGATGTACATAAGCTATGTAATTTAGAGAAGGCTATGGATGTGCATGCTAATGTAATTATGATATCATGAAAGTTATCAATGTATGGATGCTCTAGACCAAATGGGTTGTGCTCATTTTGCTTAAACTTGTTTATGGTTACTTTTATTAATAGACCCCATAAATTTAAGTGAAGTTTTCTTAATCACTTCGGCAAatgtttgattaaatttttttttatttagagcaCTTTTTCTTGAACCTATTTGGTTATGTAAGAAAGCCTTGTTGACTGGTCACGGGCCATGATTCCCTTATAAGGGGTCTAGGGATTGCAGGTCGTGACATCCTTAGGATACAACAACTCGACTTTTAGTTGTGTAGGCTTAAACCACCCTACATAAGTAGGCAGTCCAAAGTTTCACTAAAGAAACAAAACCTTAAAGTTTGCTTATTAATCTCTCTGTAACCAATACTGTAGAAAATATGGAGCCGTAAAGTAAAGCCTTGATCACAACATCAAGCTTCATTGCCTCTGGCTTGCTCCTATCTTCTCAATGAAATGCGTGCATGCATATATGGACAGATATACAAAGCGGAATCACATAGGAGTACAATAATtgggcaaaatgaaaaacttGCTCGCTTGACTAGTCACCAAAACGCTTAGAAACCCTATAAGCAAGAATTTTAATTTTGTGCAGAAGCAAACATAATTTCCAGTAGTTAGCTACTTTTTGATAAGATTATCAACCAATGCCAAACAGATAGGGGTTTAGAGGATGCCAGTTGGAGTAGAAGTTAAGGGGGTATGTTTTAAGGTTTTAAAGTACAGGGGGTTAACTGATAAATGCTAATAGACGAGGAGCGTCTACCTAATTTACTCCAAAATGAATAAAGAAAGTTATCCATCCATTGAAGAAATGAAGTTCATCGAATTCAATACACAGAACTCAGACAGATACATTCAAGCCCGTACATACGTATATCTGGATGTATAGGACTATTAAATACACAATACTCTATAGGATACACAGAGAAATAAAAAACAGGCAATCGGTGTTTCAATAATGGAGTCGTATTATTGGATTCTTTTTAAATCCTTTTAGGACTCATTTTGATAAGCAAAATTGTTCATACTTTAGAACTCTCTAAACGGTCAATAACGtcgaaaaaatcataattatcGTACATCGACCGATATCTTATCTGTCCACgttatgaagaaaaataaaaagtgcaaTACTGAATCAAATCTCAttacaataacaaaaattatgaatacTCATTCTCTTAATAAATACTACTCctatgttttaaaaaatttcaatccataCCTAgataaacatatttttttaaactagATTTCAATCTTCTACGAACTCCACGATATGAAtaatttcgataactaactaAATGGTTGGCCAAGTGGTCAATGTCTAATAGGGATTGCTTCTTTCAAGTCTTATTCCAATTTCAAGTTCTATCAACTTTTTTGGGATCGTACTCATGGTTTGTGCCGTCTTTAACCTAAGAAATCTATTAATTAGAATTCTTAAATTACAGTAAATTGATCCGTATATAGTCATCATAAATGGAATTCGGGGACATCATACGTGTTGGCCCATCTGGGTTGTCCATATTCAATAATAGATAGTTCAGATTTTGTCTCAATTGAACAGATCTCAATCGTTTATCTATTCATTGTCGAAATGAAATTTATTCCATCTATCTATTttcaaaaatgctagaggcacatcgggaGCGGGCCCtacctgtatgtgagaggggtgtaaCTAAAGTGTGCCACACCTGATGTGTCCTTAGCATTGCCGAGTTGAAATCTGTGCCGTCCATTATCAAATATGGACGGCCCGGATGGATCAATACGCATACTGTCCCCCGTCTCAAAGATGATTCCCATAAAAATTCCTAGATACTGTACCCCTCGCTTTGGCTTCAAGGGTACGTGAACAGCCATCCCAagccatcctctctctctctctccgtcacTCTTCTCTTCTCCCACCCAACACCCTTCCGCTGTCCTGTCCCTCTTCTCACTCCAATAAACCCAACAAAGTCAAAACACTCTTCCTTATAACCAACTATGTCTTCTCTCACACCCATCTCTCAATCCCAACCCCTCTTCACCAAAACCCAACTCAGAAAACCCCCCAGCACCCCCATCATGGTCTTCCCGAACCCCAATCCTGCCGCCAAATCTTCCTCCGTTGGCGGCCCTTCGGCGACGAGGGCGAAGATGAATAcggcggtggtggtgaaggCAGCGGCGGCGGCGACGGCGGCGAAGAAGCGGTACCCGGGCGAGGCGAAGGGGTTTGTTGAGGAGATGAGGTTTGTGGCGATGAAATTGCACACGAGGGATCAAGCCAAGGAGGGGGAAAAGGAGGCTGAGGGCCCGCCGATGGCGAAGTGGGAGCCCAGTGTTGATGGGTACTTGAGGTTTCTTGTGGACAGTAAGTTGGTGTTTGAGACGCTTGAGGGGATTGTGGAAAGACCTGCTTTTCCTGAATGTAAGGGTTTGAGTTTTTGATTATTGAGGTTTTGGTTATATGATTAACGGGTTTTTGTGATTTTGACCGGTGCATTCCATTTAAACTAAAAGGACTAAAGCTCATGTTTTTACGGATTTCTGGGCAAGTAGTAGTAGTACCATTTAGAAGAAACAACTTGAGCCGGTAGGCCATGTTTTCATGGATTTCTTGGCAGGTCAGGTAGTGCCATTAgaggaaacaacttgactattgtcGTTAGTCgtagtccatttagtttagcaCGAACTGGGTGGTTTTTTTAATGGGTATTCTGTTTTGATGTGTTTTTGGTGGTTATTTCTGCCTTTCTGGATTTGGTTAGGTTATGTTGTTGTTCTGCTTACTTGTAGGGTGTCACTTGACTAGTCTCTATTTTTTGTAAAGGAAAAGGATCCTCCCCGGTATCTGTCCCGTATTTGCTGGAGCTATCTCACAAGGATTCGGCAAAAAATTCATACCGGTAGGAGCGTGCATTTTGTGAAAACTGTTGCGTTGTCTAGAGTCTAGACACTTACTAGAGAGAATCCAGACCTTTTGTGAAATTACCCTTACGGTGTGTTTGGATAGGCTTATATTTGATAGCAAGGGATTTGACATGTTTGGTGCTTAAGAATAGCTCAAATTCGAATTTCATCATTTGCATAGGGGTTTCAAAACTGAATTTGAGGGCTCCGTTAGATTGGATTCTAGATAACTACATACGAAGAATAATTTGAAGTCCTTCATGCCAGGGATTGGAGGTATACAATGATCCCAGCAAATTACTCTCTTCTACTTCCAATCCATGTGTTTTACTTCAATTTCAAGAGCTACCAAAAAGTAAAGCTCTTATATTTTTGTCAAAGTTGAACGTCAAATCCCTTGATTGAAATCTGTAAGTATTCAAATGGATCCTCAGGCTCCTACTGGAAACTTGTGGATTTCAAATTAAAGGGGATTAGTGTCCGATTTCAAGAACTATAGGTGGCTTGTGATTTGTGAAACTTGAGTATAAGATGGAGGGAAGATGTAATAGATTTTTCTTGATTGGGATTTGGGATCCTTGTGTACATCTACAATTAAGTTAGCTGGGCTACCTCAATGTTGGGATAGAAGGGCCTAGAGTCAGGAAGGCTCTCAGGTGTGTAAAGAAGGCCGAATGTAGATACAAACCCACTACAATAATGAAATCAATCAAATGGTAAATTCCAAGAACGATGGGCCCGATTGTCAGTCGATGGAAGTCCGCTCCCGCCCCCTCTTCGTGCAACTGAGGATGTACTTCAATGGAAAAAGTATAAAGGGGCACTTATTACAAACTTCTTGCTTGTTTCTTTTCGTTCTGTCATCTATCAGGATGGTATCTTGTTCTTGTTAATGTTCTAATTTGGTTCCTCTCCTTCACTGAGGTTGCTTAAAATTATCTGCCTTCTTTGCCTTAGACtatcttgttgcttttgtcacAGATGCTGAGTTCAGGAACACTGGACTAGAAAGGTCAGAAAGTCTGGCAAAAGATTTGGAATGGTTTAAAGAGCAAGGTCATACTATTCCTGAACCGTCATCTCCTGGTGTTACCTATGCTAATTACCTTCGGGAATTATCGGAGAAGGATCCCCAAGCATTCATCTGTCACTTCTACAATATTTACTTTGCCCACACCGCTGGTGGTCGAATGATCGGGAAAAAGGTATGTAATTAACTTGGGGAATTATATTGAACACAGATTGTTAATTTGTTATGCGAACAGTATACTCTAAACAACTCATCCTGGGCTGTTTTCCTTATAATTTCTTGACCTCTTTTAGCCTTTTATAAAGCATAGGAGTGGATTATTGGATCATT contains the following coding sequences:
- the LOC131316252 gene encoding SPX domain-containing protein 1-like, whose protein sequence is MKFGKSLSNQIEETLPEWRDKFLSYKDLKKRLKLIEPKAAGGAVEIRAPKRPRLDCIEGGREAAAGEMTLEESDFMELLEAELEKFNWFFVEKEEEYIIRLKDLRDRVAKAKDWSEEMIKIRKEIVDFHGEMVLLENYSALNYTGLVKILKKYDKRTGALLRSPFIQNVLQQPFFTTDLLYKLVKECETLLDRLFPINETPTSTGTATIHGDETSTSGAAKNDGSILGGGPKGLAEIEYMESLYMKSTITALKGLKEIRGKSSTVSVFSLPPLQISGLEDSWNKIPVLEQAAK
- the LOC131316261 gene encoding heme oxygenase 1, chloroplastic, with translation MSSLTPISQSQPLFTKTQLRKPPSTPIMVFPNPNPAAKSSSVGGPSATRAKMNTAVVVKAAAAATAAKKRYPGEAKGFVEEMRFVAMKLHTRDQAKEGEKEAEGPPMAKWEPSVDGYLRFLVDSKLVFETLEGIVERPAFPEYAEFRNTGLERSESLAKDLEWFKEQGHTIPEPSSPGVTYANYLRELSEKDPQAFICHFYNIYFAHTAGGRMIGKKVAEKILNKKELEFYKWNGDLSQLLQNVRDKLNRVAESWTREEKNHCLEETEKSFKFSGDILRLILS